The Ruania alba genome has a window encoding:
- a CDS encoding IclR family transcriptional regulator, protein MDNSSGVGVLDKAAIVLGALEAGPATLAQLVAATHLARPTAHRLAVALEHHRFVSRDMQGRFILGPRLAELASAAGEDRLLAAAGSVLLALRDHTGESAQLFRRQSDQRICVAAAEKQMGLRDSIPVGATLSMLAGSAAQVLLAWEEPDRLHRGLHGAKFTATILSGVRRRGWAQSVSEREVGVASVSAPVRGPSGRVIAAVSVSGPIERMTRQPGRLHANAVMAAANRLSDVLRTGDND, encoded by the coding sequence ATGGACAACTCTAGCGGAGTCGGCGTTCTCGACAAAGCCGCGATCGTCCTGGGAGCCCTTGAGGCCGGCCCGGCGACGCTGGCACAACTGGTCGCCGCGACCCATCTCGCCCGCCCGACCGCCCACCGCCTGGCCGTAGCGCTGGAGCACCACCGGTTCGTCTCCCGGGACATGCAGGGCCGGTTCATCCTCGGACCGCGCCTGGCCGAGCTTGCCTCGGCGGCCGGTGAGGATCGGTTGCTCGCCGCGGCCGGTTCGGTGCTGCTCGCCCTACGCGACCACACCGGGGAGAGCGCCCAGCTGTTCCGGCGGCAGAGCGACCAGCGCATCTGCGTGGCCGCGGCGGAGAAGCAAATGGGGCTGCGGGACTCCATCCCGGTCGGAGCCACCCTCTCCATGCTCGCCGGGTCGGCCGCCCAGGTGCTGCTCGCCTGGGAGGAGCCGGATCGGCTGCACCGCGGCCTGCACGGCGCGAAGTTCACTGCCACGATCCTCTCCGGCGTGCGCCGGAGAGGCTGGGCGCAGAGCGTGAGCGAGCGCGAGGTCGGCGTGGCCTCGGTGTCGGCTCCGGTGCGTGGCCCGTCCGGCCGGGTGATCGCCGCGGTGTCGGTCTCCGGGCCGATCGAGCGGATGACCCGCCAGCCGGGACGGCTGCACGCGAACGCCGTGATGGCCGCCGCGAATCGGCTCAGCGACGTGCTGCGTACGGGAGACAACGACTAG
- the leuC gene encoding 3-isopropylmalate dehydratase large subunit yields the protein MVGTLAEKVWKDHVVRQGEGGAPDLLYIDLHLVHEVTSPQAFEGLRLAGRPVRRPDLTLATEDHNTPTLDIDLPIADLTSRTQIDTLRKNAEEFGVRIHSLGDADQGIVHQVGPQLGLTMPGLTVVCGDSHTSTHGAFGALAFGIGTSEVEHVLATQTLPLAPFKTMAITVNGDLPPGATSKDIILAIIAKIGTGGGQGYVLEYRGEAIRKLSMEARMTICNMSIEAGARAGMIAPDETTFAYLKGRPHAPEGTDWDEAVEYWKTLRSDDDAVFDTEVVLEADDLEPFVTWGTNPGQGLPLSANVPVPEQIADENERVAAERAVEYMGLVPGTPLRDITVDTVFIGSCTNGRIEDLRSVAKVLKGRKKADNVRVLVVPASARVRLQAEAEGLDQIFLDFGAEWRNAGCSMCLGMNPDQLAPGERSASTSNRNFEGRQGKGGRTHLVSPLVAAATAVRGTLSSLADLGFGAEVDLATFDGTPLAPLDPRVPLQV from the coding sequence ATGGTCGGAACGCTGGCCGAGAAGGTGTGGAAGGACCATGTGGTCCGTCAGGGAGAGGGCGGCGCGCCCGACCTCCTCTACATCGACCTACACCTCGTGCATGAGGTGACGAGCCCGCAGGCGTTTGAGGGCCTGCGCCTGGCCGGGCGCCCGGTCCGCCGGCCGGACCTGACGCTAGCCACCGAGGACCACAACACCCCCACGCTCGACATCGACCTGCCGATCGCGGACCTGACCAGCCGCACCCAGATCGACACCCTCCGCAAGAACGCCGAGGAGTTCGGCGTGCGGATCCACTCCCTGGGCGATGCCGACCAGGGCATCGTGCACCAGGTCGGCCCGCAGCTCGGCCTGACCATGCCCGGCCTGACCGTCGTCTGCGGCGACTCACACACCTCCACCCACGGCGCCTTCGGCGCGCTGGCGTTCGGTATCGGCACCTCCGAGGTGGAGCACGTGCTGGCCACCCAGACCCTCCCGCTCGCCCCGTTCAAGACGATGGCGATCACCGTCAACGGTGACCTGCCCCCGGGTGCGACCTCCAAGGACATCATCCTGGCGATCATCGCCAAGATCGGCACCGGCGGCGGCCAGGGCTACGTGCTCGAGTACCGGGGCGAAGCCATCCGCAAGCTCTCCATGGAAGCGCGGATGACGATCTGCAACATGTCTATCGAGGCCGGTGCCCGGGCGGGGATGATCGCCCCGGACGAGACCACCTTCGCCTACCTCAAGGGCCGGCCGCACGCTCCCGAGGGAACTGACTGGGACGAGGCGGTCGAGTACTGGAAGACGCTGCGCAGCGATGACGACGCCGTCTTCGACACCGAGGTGGTCCTTGAGGCCGACGACCTGGAGCCGTTCGTCACCTGGGGCACCAACCCGGGCCAGGGGCTCCCACTGAGCGCCAACGTGCCGGTCCCGGAGCAGATCGCCGACGAGAACGAGCGCGTCGCCGCGGAGCGGGCCGTGGAGTACATGGGCCTGGTGCCCGGCACCCCGCTGCGCGACATCACCGTCGACACCGTGTTCATCGGCTCCTGCACGAACGGCCGGATCGAAGACCTCCGCTCGGTGGCCAAGGTGCTCAAGGGCCGGAAGAAGGCCGACAACGTCCGCGTGCTCGTCGTTCCCGCTTCCGCACGGGTGCGCCTGCAGGCTGAAGCCGAGGGCCTGGACCAGATCTTCCTGGACTTCGGTGCCGAGTGGCGCAACGCCGGGTGCTCGATGTGCCTGGGTATGAACCCCGACCAGCTCGCCCCGGGGGAGCGGTCCGCCTCCACGTCGAACCGTAACTTCGAGGGCCGGCAGGGCAAGGGCGGTCGGACCCACCTCGTCTCCCCGCTGGTCGCCGCGGCGACCGCGGTACGCGGCACGCTGTCCTCCCTGGCCGACCTCGGCTTCGGCGCCGAGGTGGATCTCGCCACCTTCGACGGCACCCCACTGGCCCCGCTCGACCCGCGCGTACCGCTGCAGGTCTGA
- the murA gene encoding UDP-N-acetylglucosamine 1-carboxyvinyltransferase encodes MSHLRVHGGTPLAGEITVRGAKNFVSKAMVAAVLGEEPSELRNVPEIRDVNVVAGLLKLHGVQVERDVAGGVVRLNPRFVETAHKADIDTHAGASRIPILLCGPLLHRLGEAFIPDLGGCRIGDRPIDYHLEILRQFGAQVDKLDAGILITAPRGLHGTKVDLPYPSVGATEQLLLTAVRSHGVTELRNAAIEPEIMDLIAVLQRMGAIISVDTDRVIRVEGVDHLGGYTHTALPDRIEAASWASAALATEGDVYVRGARQADMMTFLNTFRKVGGTFDIDDDGIRFRHPGTPLRSIVLETDVHPGFMTDWQQPLVVALTQATGLSIVHETVYENRFGFTEALRQMGSTIQVYRECLGGLECRFGQRNFFHSAVISGPTPLRAADIEVPDLRGGFSHLIAALAAVGTSDVRGIELINRGYENFTGKLEALGAKFETV; translated from the coding sequence ATGAGTCATCTGCGGGTGCACGGCGGGACGCCGCTGGCAGGCGAAATCACGGTACGTGGGGCGAAGAACTTCGTCTCCAAGGCGATGGTGGCCGCTGTGCTCGGCGAGGAGCCCAGCGAACTACGCAACGTGCCCGAGATCCGTGACGTCAACGTCGTGGCAGGCCTGCTCAAGCTGCACGGGGTGCAGGTGGAGCGGGACGTCGCCGGGGGTGTGGTCCGGCTGAACCCCCGTTTCGTGGAGACTGCCCACAAGGCCGATATCGACACTCATGCCGGGGCCAGCCGCATCCCCATCCTGCTCTGCGGCCCGCTGCTGCACCGTCTCGGCGAGGCCTTCATCCCGGACCTCGGTGGCTGTCGGATCGGCGATCGCCCGATCGACTACCACCTGGAGATCCTGCGCCAGTTCGGCGCCCAGGTGGACAAACTCGATGCCGGCATCCTGATCACCGCTCCGAGAGGCCTGCACGGCACCAAGGTGGATCTGCCGTACCCGAGCGTGGGAGCCACCGAACAACTGTTGCTCACCGCCGTCCGCTCCCACGGGGTCACCGAGCTGCGCAACGCCGCTATCGAGCCAGAGATCATGGACCTGATCGCGGTACTGCAGCGGATGGGGGCCATCATCTCGGTCGACACCGACCGGGTGATCCGGGTGGAGGGCGTCGACCATCTTGGCGGGTACACCCACACGGCACTACCGGACCGGATCGAGGCCGCCTCCTGGGCGTCTGCCGCACTCGCCACCGAGGGTGACGTCTACGTCCGCGGTGCCCGCCAGGCCGACATGATGACCTTCCTGAACACCTTCCGGAAGGTCGGTGGCACGTTCGACATCGACGACGACGGCATCCGTTTCCGCCACCCCGGCACTCCGCTGCGCTCCATCGTGCTGGAGACGGATGTGCACCCCGGGTTCATGACCGACTGGCAGCAGCCTCTCGTCGTGGCGCTCACCCAGGCCACCGGACTGTCGATCGTGCACGAGACCGTCTACGAGAACCGCTTCGGCTTCACCGAGGCGCTCCGCCAGATGGGCTCGACCATTCAGGTCTACCGCGAGTGCCTGGGCGGGCTGGAGTGCCGATTCGGGCAGCGGAACTTCTTCCATTCCGCCGTCATCTCCGGACCCACCCCGCTGCGCGCCGCCGACATCGAGGTGCCCGACCTGCGCGGCGGGTTCTCCCACCTGATCGCCGCCCTCGCGGCCGTCGGCACCTCGGACGTGCGCGGCATCGAGTTGATCAACCGCGGGTACGAGAACTTCACCGGCAAGCTCGAGGCGCTCGGCGCCAAGTTCGAGACGGTCTGA
- a CDS encoding substrate-binding domain-containing protein, protein MRRPSMSERPATIRDVARVAGVGTTTVSRVINDRPNVKPETARRIEEAIKTLGFRPNRLANSFRNRSLSMIGMVVPDPTPTVFSAIADSVDEFAEEHGMVVVTAKSRRDARRERALVSAFVEKGADGILLVTDDDDHRYLEADLARGYPLVFVLDPPNGVEAPAVVGDDRGGAREATQHLLAHGHGRIGLVGSTAKPSTAERVEGYKAALAENGIAVDANLIRTQPVSTDHGYTATRDLLSLPDPPTALFSTNYPATMGVLKALREHPSPIGLVCYGEFEAATLLSPGVTVVTSDPHVIGQQAVQLLLDQIGGNGPRAARVTVPPYLVPRGSGELRRDQSSGPFVGSGDPDRVSHIESQLRSNALQEGLAD, encoded by the coding sequence ATGAGGAGGCCGAGCATGTCCGAGCGGCCGGCGACGATCCGTGACGTCGCCCGCGTGGCCGGAGTCGGGACCACGACGGTGTCGCGTGTGATCAACGATCGACCGAATGTGAAGCCGGAGACCGCGCGGCGCATCGAGGAAGCGATCAAGACCCTCGGGTTCCGGCCCAACCGGCTAGCCAACAGTTTCCGGAACCGCAGCCTCTCGATGATCGGGATGGTGGTCCCCGACCCGACCCCCACGGTGTTCTCCGCCATCGCTGACAGCGTCGACGAGTTCGCCGAGGAACACGGGATGGTTGTCGTCACCGCGAAGTCTCGCCGAGATGCCCGTCGCGAACGTGCCCTGGTCAGTGCCTTTGTCGAGAAGGGGGCCGACGGCATCCTGCTCGTCACCGACGACGACGACCACCGGTACCTCGAAGCAGACCTTGCGCGCGGCTACCCCTTGGTCTTCGTCCTCGATCCGCCAAATGGCGTAGAGGCGCCCGCCGTCGTGGGTGATGATCGCGGAGGAGCGCGTGAAGCGACCCAGCACCTCCTCGCGCATGGTCACGGCCGAATCGGCCTGGTCGGCAGCACGGCCAAACCGTCGACGGCGGAGCGGGTCGAGGGCTACAAAGCTGCGCTGGCCGAGAATGGAATCGCGGTCGATGCGAACCTGATCAGGACCCAACCTGTGAGTACCGACCACGGTTACACCGCGACGCGGGACCTGCTGTCCCTGCCCGATCCACCAACAGCTCTCTTCAGCACCAACTACCCAGCCACGATGGGCGTACTCAAGGCGCTGCGTGAGCATCCTTCTCCGATCGGATTGGTGTGCTACGGCGAGTTCGAAGCCGCGACACTCCTCAGCCCTGGAGTTACCGTCGTGACCTCTGATCCGCATGTCATAGGCCAGCAGGCAGTACAGCTCCTGCTCGATCAGATCGGCGGGAACGGCCCGCGGGCTGCTCGAGTGACCGTTCCGCCTTATCTGGTACCGCGGGGCTCTGGGGAACTCCGTCGAGATCAGTCGTCAGGGCCTTTCGTGGGCTCTGGTGATCCCGATCGTGTCTCTCACATCGAGTCACAGCTCCGCTCGAATGCGCTCCAGGAGGGGCTGGCTGACTGA
- a CDS encoding penicillin-binding transpeptidase domain-containing protein, protein MVTTMAYRRRSRTMSGVAALVTASLLLVACSDDDPEPDESANPELDAAAALAEALTTGEFADAPLTEDDRTLAAEQSEEVLGELTALASPAIEVTWSSSVYEEDDAEGVLAADAALTWTWDIPGSDEDWSYPSSVHLTSADDGPWLAQWSRDLLAPDLGENGVVTVEQSDAERGDILGRDDEVLVTAREVYRIGIDKTYIESDQWEDDAIALGEALEMEDPQAYADRVLAAGDRAFVVATVVPQDDPDTDMGSVRGIEGVNLVADERQQGPTQYFAYSILGGVGEATSEIIEGSDGAIEQGDRVGVSGLQLAYDEQLRGFGGLTISVTSGDESTEVYTSEAVQGEPLRTTFDLELQQRAEQIVDGLEVPAGLVAIEPSTGNVLAASSSAASNGWSTATLGQYAPGSTFKVVTLLALLRAGMSLDDTVSCTENLTVSGREFDNYPGYPESSIGDIPLEEAIAQSCNTALMSVRDQITAADLADAAASLGLGRGEDVALGYPVWLGSVPTEAEGTLHAADLIGQGQVLASPLAMAGVAASISAGEVVTPVLVDTDEYREGAAQAVEDVPTPLTETEATLLRQAMRAVVTDGTASQPLADVTDNGDLIAKTGTAEYDGGTHAWMIAARGDVAVAVFLEEGSDGAGAAGPLMAEFLGSS, encoded by the coding sequence ATGGTCACCACGATGGCGTACCGTCGCCGCTCCCGGACGATGTCCGGCGTTGCTGCGCTCGTCACTGCATCGCTGCTGCTGGTCGCCTGCAGCGACGACGACCCCGAGCCCGACGAGTCGGCCAATCCCGAGTTGGATGCGGCAGCCGCGCTCGCTGAGGCGCTGACCACGGGGGAGTTCGCGGATGCGCCACTCACCGAGGACGACCGCACCCTCGCCGCTGAGCAGTCCGAGGAAGTGCTCGGCGAGCTGACGGCGCTCGCCTCGCCCGCCATCGAGGTCACCTGGTCCTCGAGCGTCTACGAGGAGGACGACGCCGAGGGGGTGCTGGCAGCCGATGCCGCCCTCACCTGGACCTGGGACATTCCCGGCTCCGACGAGGACTGGTCGTACCCATCCTCGGTGCACCTGACCTCCGCCGACGACGGCCCCTGGCTCGCGCAGTGGTCGCGCGACCTGCTCGCCCCCGACCTGGGCGAGAACGGTGTGGTCACCGTGGAGCAGAGCGACGCCGAGCGCGGCGACATCCTTGGCCGTGACGACGAGGTGCTGGTGACTGCGCGGGAGGTCTACCGGATCGGCATCGACAAGACCTACATCGAGTCCGACCAGTGGGAAGACGATGCGATCGCGCTCGGCGAGGCACTGGAGATGGAGGACCCCCAGGCCTATGCCGACCGGGTGCTCGCCGCCGGGGACCGGGCCTTCGTGGTCGCGACGGTGGTCCCGCAGGACGATCCGGACACGGACATGGGCTCAGTGCGGGGCATCGAGGGCGTGAACCTGGTGGCTGACGAGCGCCAGCAGGGGCCGACCCAGTACTTCGCGTACTCGATCCTCGGCGGGGTGGGTGAGGCGACGTCGGAGATCATCGAGGGCTCCGACGGCGCCATCGAGCAGGGCGACCGGGTCGGGGTCTCCGGACTGCAGCTCGCCTATGACGAGCAGTTGCGCGGGTTCGGCGGCCTGACGATCTCGGTCACCTCCGGGGACGAGTCCACCGAGGTCTACACCTCCGAAGCAGTGCAGGGCGAGCCCCTGCGCACCACCTTCGACCTGGAACTGCAGCAACGCGCCGAACAGATCGTGGATGGGCTGGAGGTACCCGCCGGATTGGTGGCGATCGAACCGTCCACCGGCAACGTGCTCGCTGCCTCGTCCAGTGCCGCCAGCAACGGCTGGTCCACGGCCACGCTCGGGCAGTACGCGCCGGGATCCACCTTCAAGGTGGTCACGCTCCTGGCGCTGCTCCGCGCGGGGATGAGCCTCGACGACACGGTCTCGTGCACCGAGAACCTCACCGTGAGCGGACGCGAGTTCGACAACTATCCCGGCTATCCGGAGTCCTCGATCGGCGACATCCCCCTCGAGGAGGCGATCGCGCAGTCCTGCAACACGGCTCTGATGTCGGTACGGGACCAGATCACCGCCGCCGACCTGGCCGATGCCGCTGCCAGCCTGGGGCTGGGGCGCGGGGAGGATGTCGCGCTCGGTTACCCGGTATGGCTCGGCTCGGTTCCCACCGAGGCCGAGGGCACCCTGCACGCTGCCGACCTCATCGGTCAGGGGCAGGTGCTCGCTTCACCACTGGCGATGGCAGGCGTTGCCGCCTCCATCAGTGCCGGAGAGGTGGTCACCCCGGTGCTGGTGGACACCGACGAGTACCGGGAGGGTGCCGCGCAGGCGGTCGAGGACGTGCCCACCCCGCTCACCGAGACCGAGGCGACGCTGCTGCGGCAGGCGATGCGCGCCGTCGTGACCGACGGTACGGCGAGCCAGCCGCTCGCGGACGTGACCGACAACGGCGACCTCATCGCCAAGACCGGGACGGCCGAGTACGACGGCGGAACGCACGCCTGGATGATCGCCGCGCGTGGGGATGTGGCCGTGGCCGTGTTCTTGGAGGAAGGATCAGACGGCGCAGGGGCAGCCGGGCCGTTGATGGCGGAGTTCCTCGGCAGCTCCTGA
- the leuD gene encoding 3-isopropylmalate dehydratase small subunit, with product MEKFTTHTGVGVPLRRSNVDTDQIIPAVYLKRVTRTGFEDALFAAWRGNPDFVLNQDAYSSGSVLVAGPDFGTGSSREHAVWALKDYGFKAVLASRFADIFRGNSGKQGLLAAQLAQDDIEQIWKVLETEPGTEITVDLENRTVTCGSVVAPFQVDEYTRWRLMEGLDDIGLTLNHEADITSFEASRGSWRPKTLPAKHLPTVEIEAARSSS from the coding sequence ATGGAGAAGTTCACTACGCACACCGGCGTCGGGGTCCCGCTGCGCCGCAGCAACGTCGACACCGACCAGATCATCCCCGCCGTCTACCTCAAGCGGGTCACCCGCACCGGGTTCGAGGACGCCCTGTTCGCCGCCTGGCGTGGCAACCCGGACTTCGTGCTCAACCAGGACGCCTACTCCTCCGGTTCCGTGCTCGTGGCCGGCCCGGACTTCGGCACCGGGTCGTCCCGTGAGCACGCCGTCTGGGCGCTGAAGGACTACGGGTTCAAGGCGGTGCTCGCCTCCCGGTTCGCTGACATCTTCCGCGGCAACTCCGGCAAGCAGGGTCTGCTCGCCGCGCAGCTCGCCCAGGATGACATCGAGCAGATCTGGAAGGTGCTCGAGACCGAGCCCGGCACCGAAATCACGGTGGACCTGGAGAACCGGACTGTCACCTGCGGATCCGTGGTGGCACCGTTCCAGGTGGACGAGTACACCCGATGGCGCCTGATGGAGGGTCTGGACGACATCGGCCTCACCCTCAACCACGAAGCGGACATCACCTCCTTCGAGGCCAGCCGTGGTTCCTGGCGGCCGAAGACCCTGCCGGCCAAGCACCTGCCGACGGTCGAGATCGAGGCAGCCCGCTCGAGCTCCTGA